The Halotia branconii CENA392 region GATTGAAGCATCAGCAACGACTTCTTCCATTACCCAAATAGGGGTATTTGTACGGAGAGCGATCGCGATCGCATCGCTAGGACGTGCGTCAATTTCTTTTTTGACTTCACCTTGCTGGATAATTAAAGCTGCATAAAATGTATCCTTTTGTAAAGAATGGATAATGACCTTTTCTAAAGCCATATTCCATGTATCTAACATATTCACAATCAGGTCATGGGTTAAGGGTCTAGGAGGCTTTTGGTTCTCCAGCGCACCCATAATTGCCCTAGCCTGTTCTTGACCAATATAAATTGGCAAAGCGCGCCGATCAGAAGCATCTTTCAAAAGTACGATCGGGCTGCGGGTGATGGCATCTAATGCTATACCAGCGACTTTCATTTCAATCATTGGTTAAGCCTCTACAATCCTTTGAGCGCTTGGGTGCTATGTAACAAATAAAACTCTTTATTGAGCGAGTATGGGACACGAATAAACATAAGCATTGTTCTCTATAATTGCTTCTATTAAACTCCGAACTTGTTGTGAACACCAGAGTAAGTCAAATTGGTTCGTTTAGACAATAAGCTTCTTAACCAAGTATGCCTTGTGAAGGATGCGAATGTGTTATTATTCCTATTACGAATGAGGTCAGAAATTATACTTAGATTTTTGAAATTATTGTGAGAATCACCAGTGGATTTTAGGGAAAATTAAGCAATAAATAGAGTTAGTTTGACAAAAAAGCCGTGTTTACAGGATTAATCCAAGCTTTAGGAACGATGAAACCCTTAGAGGGCGATTCTTGGCAAATTACTTGTGTAAGTCAACCATCTATTGTCATTATGCAGGATCTAGCTTACGGTGACAGTGTTGCTGTAGATGGTGTTTGCCTGACAGTGGAAAAAGTCTTAAAAGACGGATTTATTGCTACTGCCTCACCGGAAACTCTCCGCCGCACTACTTTAGGAGGTGAAAACGTGCAACAGAGATACGTTAACCTAGAAACCTCTCTGCGCGTAGGTAGTAAGGTCGGCGGTCATTTTGTCATGGGTCATGTAGACGGCACAGGTCGATTACTAGAGGTGAAACAAACAGCTAGCTCTTGGGAAATGACTTTTATAGCATCCGAAGCGATCGCACAGTACATTGTCCCTAAAGGTAGCATTGCGGTGAATGGCATCAGCCTGACGGTAGCGGCATACGAGCCAGAAACATCTCAGTTCACAGTAGCAGTAATTCCTATCACTTATGCCGAGACAAATCTTCGTTATCTTGTCCCTGGTAATTGGGTGAATTTAGAAGGGGATATTCTAGGCAAATACGTAGAAAAATTCCTTCATCCTAGCCAAAGCAACCACATAGCCTCAATTACACCTGAATTTTTAGCAGAACACGGGTATCTGTAAAGAGGCAGGGGGCAGGGGAGGCAAGGGAGGCAAGGGAGGCAGGGGAGGCAGGGGAAGCAGGGGAAGCGGGGAGAAATAGGTAATTTTTCTTCATCCCCCTTGCACCCCGCACCCTGCCCCAATTCTTCTTTTCTAAGATCCAGGCTGCTGGGGTAGTTGGGCAGTTTGTAAGGTTTGGACTAACTGGCCAAGGGCAACCTGTAATTGAACTCCTGGGTCAACAGCAACCCAACCGTTTTGTGTGAGGTGACGGACTTCAAAGTGGAGGTGAGGCCCTGTGGAATTGCCAGTACTACCAACTCGCCCAATGACAGTTCCTGGTTGCACCATCTGACCAGGTTGAACAAAGATTTCTGACATGTGACCGTAAAGGGTTTGTTGAGCAGAAGTGTGATTTATGGTAACGGCTAAACCATAGCCACCCATCCAGTCAGCAGTTTCCACCTGACCTTTTTCTGCTGCCAAAACTGGTGTACCTAAAGGCGCACCCAAGTCTGTACCAGCGTGGAAGCGGCGATCGCCTGTAATGGGGTGTACTCGCCAACCAAACAATGAAGTAATCGGAGCAGCTACAGAAAGCGGATACATCATCCCCGAACCGCCACGATAGGCGATCGCACCAGTGTAAGGTATTTGTGGCAATACTGATGCTAAAGCAAAATCGTAAGACACGGTGCTGGGACGAGGAGCAACATTGCCTTCAGCCATTGGTGGGGGCAATGTACCACCACTCGGTGCAATTGGTGCTGCACTCACTCTTGTAGTAGCAAAATCGCTGGGTTTGGGGATAAACCTGTTAGGACGATACGCCGTCTTGGTGACATTAGTAGAATTATTCCCAGTCGCCCGCCATTTGCTGCTGTTGCTAGTAGTAGCCACCTGCCGGACTGGTGGAGTGGTTGCTAATTGGGCAGTTTGACTTTTCTTAAGCCAATTAGGTGCTGATTTTTGATTAGCTAAACGTTGAGTATTAGGTACTTTAGCACAAGCACCACCTGATACAGTTTGCCCTGAAGATAAAGTTGTGCGACAACCACTAGAGCGTTCTGTGAGTACTACCGAGTTAGGTGCTTGATAAGTAGCAGTAGTATCAGTGTTGTAATTGGTGGGGTCAATATAGGCGTTATTATAATCCTTGGTTTTTCCTGTTGTCGCCCTCACAGCGTTATTTGAGTTGTTTGATGGTTGGGCAACTTCAGGAAGTTTCTTAGGTAAAGAGCGAGGAGCAGTGGGTTTAGCTACTTCGGTTTGGGTTTTTTCTTGTCTATCTGCGACGCTTGCTTTGGGTTGAGAAAATTCTACTTGAGGTTTTTCTTCAACATGGACTGGAGCCACTCGCAAGTTTTCTGAGCGTTGGACATCTACAGCAGACTCAGTTTCAACTTTAGGCTTAGATTGTCTAACGGTTGCTGCTGATTGCTCAATTTTAACTTTGGGCTTGGATTGTCTAACGGTTGCTGCTGATTGAGAAACTTCTGATCTGCGAAGTTTCTGGATGAGTTTGGTTTGCCGTTGAGAAACACTCGGCTGCGATCGCACTGATTTAGGGACAGTAGTATCTTTTTTGACAAAATTTGTCGTCGCTGTTGGCTGGGAGTTTTCAATAGTAGGAACGATGTTATCTATTGATGCTTCCGTTTGGGCAAACGCCATGCCACCACTGAGGAAGCTAACACTACTTAATAAATAAAAGCTCTGGGCGGGTAAAGTAGAAAAATAGATCCGGAGCAATTTGCCACAAGAAAAGCGTCTTGTCATCAGATCTTGCTGCTTTGAGTTGTGCAAACGGTTATGGGCAGAGTTATTGCGCTGCGTCATTTGTTCTCTCAGTTGTTTTTAGAGTAATCGAAAGATAGACGTATTTACATTTATGCCAATTCAATTGAAGTTATATGAAGGAAGTATGAAGTCAAGACCCCACTAAAGGAATTTAGGCGGTTTGTATTTCAGACATTTTTGGCTTTTTTCATCCTTTATCCTGCATTTTTTCTTCAATCGGTGGTTTGTCTCGCCCTAAGAGCAAAATTTTAAACAAACCTCTAGTTAAACAGAAGTCTTGCTATATCCCAAACTGATTATACCGGGTTCAACAGAAATTTCTGGTATCGCTAGTTCATTTGTATTATCTATTACCATTTTTAGCCGGAGATTTCCCTGATCTGTTACCCCAACTACAATGCCTGAATGATTATTGACGCATACCCGATCGCCCATATTGGTCAGTAAATTGCAATAGCGAGACAAGAGTATGCTTATTCCTTCTTGGCAAAGGCATTGCACACCGGATTCTATTCCCAGTAAAACCGTGGAGGTGAGCATTTCCAGACAAGAAATAGATTTACTAGCCTGGGAAGCTTGCCATAATTCTAGATTAATTCCAGTTTCTGGTACTGGATTTGCCCAGTTAATACCAACACCGATGACTGCTTGAGTGATGCATCCCTTGTTTACTTTGGTTTCTGTCAAAATGCCGCCTAATTTGCGATTATTTAAGACTAAATCGTTAGGCCATTTAATCCCCACATTCACGCCACACTGACGCAATTGTGAGGCAATTCCCCAAGCAGTTGCTAAAGTTAGTTGGTAACTGGCAGTAGCTTCTAGTTTAGGAGCGATCGCCACCGAAAGATATAATCCTCCGGTGGGAGAAATCCACTGACGACCCCATTGTCCTCTGCCAGCGGTCTGTTGAGTAGCAATTACTACAGAACCACTTTCAGATCCTTGGTGAAGTAAATCCCAGAGAATTTGGTTAGTTGAAGAAACGCTTTCAAAAATGTGTAGAGAAAATGGTAAGAAATTAGACTTACGTCCTTTTTTCAAGGCAATTTCCAAGAGTTGCTGATCAAGTGCCACAATAATTAGCCCAAATTCCGTTGTTCAAGTTAGCATTAATTGGCTGATTTTGATTTCTGTTGAGATTTGGTTAAAGATGCACACTTGGCACTGGCACAATTGGCAAGGACTACCCTACCTGAGTTGTAGTCTTTTAGAACATTGGCATCATGGCTTTTTTACCCAGCAGTTTTGGCCGCGATCGCCACAAGAGTTAACAAACGTGCTGCACCCAGAGGCATCAGTTTATCGTTTAAAACAAGTTCATGGCAATACAGTTTTAACTCCCCAAGAAGTCGATCACCAAGTAAGCACGCTTGAAGATGATTTAGCCTCGGCTGATGGTCTAATTAGTCAACAGCCTCTACAAGCTGTGTGGGTAGCTAGCGCCGATTGTACACCTGTGTTAATTGGGGATGTGACAACTAAACAAGTAGCAGCAGTACATGCAGGTTGGCGGGGTACAGCAGCAAAAATTGTCCCTCAAGCGATCGCCCGACTGCAAGCGCAGGGTAGCAAACTCGATGATTTACGTATTGCAATGGGACCTGCGATCGCTGGGGAAGTTTACCAAGTTTCTGTGGATGTAGCGGCAAAAATTGGGTCTAGCATTGTATCTCACGAAGATGAACAAAAGATTGTCAATGCATTGCACGAGCTACCTAATTCTCCTTTACTTCTAGATCCTAATCCAGGTAAAGTCAAGCTGGATGTGCGGCGAGTAAATGTTTTACAACTAGAAAATTTAGGGATTAGTGCCGAACAATTGGCGATCGCTCCTTATTGTACTTTCCAAACTCCCGATCATTTCTTTTCTTACCGTCGCGAACAAGAGAAAAAAGTGCAGTGGTCAGGAATTGTCAGCGGCAAAATAAGTTAATAGCAGTATAAGTTGTTGGTTTAAAATCATGTCCGCGTAATTAGTCATAATTCCCGCATCTGTACAAAAACCATGAAACCCTCTTTCCCCCTAGTTACCTACCGTGTACACACAAGTCTTTTAGAGTTGCTGTGTAATGTAAGGTGGGTTAATTTTTGCAGGCCAGTACAATCGCATTGTTAGTCGAGACATTGGTATTGTCAGCCGATACAATCGCATTGTTAGTCG contains the following coding sequences:
- a CDS encoding bifunctional nuclease family protein, with amino-acid sequence MIEMKVAGIALDAITRSPIVLLKDASDRRALPIYIGQEQARAIMGALENQKPPRPLTHDLIVNMLDTWNMALEKVIIHSLQKDTFYAALIIQQGEVKKEIDARPSDAIAIALRTNTPIWVMEEVVADASIPVDRDADEAEQEAFREFISNLRPEDLIKRFGNGDS
- a CDS encoding riboflavin synthase; the protein is MFTGLIQALGTMKPLEGDSWQITCVSQPSIVIMQDLAYGDSVAVDGVCLTVEKVLKDGFIATASPETLRRTTLGGENVQQRYVNLETSLRVGSKVGGHFVMGHVDGTGRLLEVKQTASSWEMTFIASEAIAQYIVPKGSIAVNGISLTVAAYEPETSQFTVAVIPITYAETNLRYLVPGNWVNLEGDILGKYVEKFLHPSQSNHIASITPEFLAEHGYL
- a CDS encoding M23 family metallopeptidase; this translates as MTQRNNSAHNRLHNSKQQDLMTRRFSCGKLLRIYFSTLPAQSFYLLSSVSFLSGGMAFAQTEASIDNIVPTIENSQPTATTNFVKKDTTVPKSVRSQPSVSQRQTKLIQKLRRSEVSQSAATVRQSKPKVKIEQSAATVRQSKPKVETESAVDVQRSENLRVAPVHVEEKPQVEFSQPKASVADRQEKTQTEVAKPTAPRSLPKKLPEVAQPSNNSNNAVRATTGKTKDYNNAYIDPTNYNTDTTATYQAPNSVVLTERSSGCRTTLSSGQTVSGGACAKVPNTQRLANQKSAPNWLKKSQTAQLATTPPVRQVATTSNSSKWRATGNNSTNVTKTAYRPNRFIPKPSDFATTRVSAAPIAPSGGTLPPPMAEGNVAPRPSTVSYDFALASVLPQIPYTGAIAYRGGSGMMYPLSVAAPITSLFGWRVHPITGDRRFHAGTDLGAPLGTPVLAAEKGQVETADWMGGYGLAVTINHTSAQQTLYGHMSEIFVQPGQMVQPGTVIGRVGSTGNSTGPHLHFEVRHLTQNGWVAVDPGVQLQVALGQLVQTLQTAQLPQQPGS
- a CDS encoding biotin--[acetyl-CoA-carboxylase] ligase, which encodes MALDQQLLEIALKKGRKSNFLPFSLHIFESVSSTNQILWDLLHQGSESGSVVIATQQTAGRGQWGRQWISPTGGLYLSVAIAPKLEATASYQLTLATAWGIASQLRQCGVNVGIKWPNDLVLNNRKLGGILTETKVNKGCITQAVIGVGINWANPVPETGINLELWQASQASKSISCLEMLTSTVLLGIESGVQCLCQEGISILLSRYCNLLTNMGDRVCVNNHSGIVVGVTDQGNLRLKMVIDNTNELAIPEISVEPGIISLGYSKTSV
- the pgeF gene encoding peptidoglycan editing factor PgeF, with the translated sequence MHTWHWHNWQGLPYLSCSLLEHWHHGFFTQQFWPRSPQELTNVLHPEASVYRLKQVHGNTVLTPQEVDHQVSTLEDDLASADGLISQQPLQAVWVASADCTPVLIGDVTTKQVAAVHAGWRGTAAKIVPQAIARLQAQGSKLDDLRIAMGPAIAGEVYQVSVDVAAKIGSSIVSHEDEQKIVNALHELPNSPLLLDPNPGKVKLDVRRVNVLQLENLGISAEQLAIAPYCTFQTPDHFFSYRREQEKKVQWSGIVSGKIS